The Elgaria multicarinata webbii isolate HBS135686 ecotype San Diego chromosome 4, rElgMul1.1.pri, whole genome shotgun sequence genome contains a region encoding:
- the RHOB gene encoding rho-related GTP-binding protein RhoB — translation MAAIRKKLVVVGDGACGKTCLLIVFSKDEFPEVYVPTVFENYVADIEVDGKQVELALWDTAGQEDYDRLRPLSYPDTDVILMCFSVDSPDSLENIPEKWVPEVKHFCPNVPIILVANKKDLRNDEHVRNELARMKQEPVRTEDGRAMALRIQAYDYLECSAKTKEGVREVFETATRAALQKRYGNQNGCISCCKVL, via the coding sequence ATGGCGGCGATCCGCAAGAAGCTGGTGGTGGTCGGGGACGGGGCGTGCGGCAAGACGTGCCTGCTGATCGTCTTCAGCAAGGACGAGTTCCCGGAGGTCTACGTGCCCACCGTCTTCGAGAACTACGTGGCCGACATCGAGGTGGACGGCAAGCAGGTGGAGCTGGCGCTGTGGGACACGGCGGGCCAGGAGGACTACGACCGCCTGCGCCCGCTCTCCTACCCGGACACGGACGTGATCCTCATGTGCTTCTCGGTGGACAGCCCGGACTCTCTCGAGAACATCCCCGAGAAGTGGGTGCCCGAGGTCAAGCACTTCTGCCCCAACGTGCCCATCATCCTGGTGGCCAACAAGAAGGATCTGCGCAACGACGAGCACGTCCGCAACGAGCTGGCGCGCATGAAGCAGGAGCCCGTGCGCACCGAGGACGGCCGAGCCATGGCGCTGCGCATCCAGGCCTACGATTACCTCGAGTGCTCGGCCAAGACCAAGGAAGGCGTGCGGGAGGTCTTCGAGACGGCCACGCGGGCCGCCTTGCAGAAGCGCTACGGCAACCAGAACGGCTGCATCAGCTGTTGCAAGGTGCTATAA